The following proteins come from a genomic window of Pseudomonas sp. J452:
- a CDS encoding HDOD domain-containing protein, with protein MLVNETSDYSIYRRVVSQLMQGQEQLPSLPTITLDIRRALSDERMTVPALVRLVSRDPALSAILMKHASCALYRHALVPKTLHEVITLLGMAEVDRITMVHSIRSLFTLHSAAHKRLFVEVWERLVLKASTSAMLARLLGHVAPEHALLASLLSEVGTLAVLSAFKDEAQIPSGELYYKLCREYSKSLGVIVLKKWAVDDEYIGVIRNAGNWSLCESRELGLIDLVNLALFHAIKEQNPQAELPLLVELAAYHKLLPPLNFVSANGELELVLNHQADIHAIAATLR; from the coding sequence GTGTTGGTCAATGAGACGTCCGATTATTCGATCTACCGCCGGGTGGTGTCGCAGTTGATGCAGGGTCAGGAGCAGTTGCCCAGCCTGCCGACCATTACCCTGGATATTCGCCGGGCCCTGAGTGACGAGCGGATGACGGTGCCGGCGCTGGTGCGCCTGGTCAGCCGTGATCCGGCGTTGAGTGCGATTCTGATGAAGCATGCTTCCTGTGCGCTGTACCGGCATGCGCTGGTGCCCAAGACGCTGCATGAGGTGATCACCCTGCTCGGCATGGCCGAGGTGGATCGCATCACCATGGTGCACAGCATTCGCAGCCTGTTCACCCTGCACAGCGCGGCGCACAAGCGGTTGTTCGTCGAGGTGTGGGAGCGCCTGGTGCTCAAGGCCAGCACCAGTGCCATGCTCGCCCGCCTGCTCGGCCATGTGGCGCCGGAGCATGCCTTGCTGGCCAGCCTGCTCAGCGAGGTGGGCACCCTGGCAGTGTTGTCGGCGTTCAAGGATGAGGCGCAGATTCCTTCCGGCGAGCTGTATTACAAACTGTGCCGCGAGTACAGCAAGTCGCTCGGGGTGATCGTGCTGAAGAAGTGGGCGGTGGACGACGAGTACATCGGGGTGATCCGCAACGCCGGCAACTGGAGTCTGTGTGAAAGCCGCGAGCTGGGGCTGATCGATCTGGTCAACCTGGCGCTGTTCCATGCGATCAAGGAGCAGAACCCGCAAGCCGAGCTGCCGCTGCTGGTGGAGCTGGCGGCTTACCACAAGCTGTTGCCGCCGCTGAATTTCGTCAGTGCCAATGGCGAACTGGAGCTGGTGCTCAATCACCAGGCGGATATCCATGCGATTGCTGCCACGCTGCGCTGA
- a CDS encoding diguanylate cyclase: MPGARHHPSLPLLMLLALLLSLLTLPARAALVLHDASPPAALLGQVDYLTDPTGALQLQALLASPERFHSSAGRRDLSFGYVHGAIWLRLQVESAASQARDWRLEIGYPSLDRVDLYDVGADGVRHSQAGDMLPFTERSVGNRNPVFDLHLQPGERRTLYLRASSEGSMTLGASLYSRQAHELHSIQGYVAQALYGGTLLALGCYNLLLFLALRERPFFYYVLFVGVFAIGILGLNGLGAQFLWPQAGWWTNRALPFGINGAAAIGILFARSFLDTPKWLPRGDRWLRLAFVVEACCALATLLLPVQLALQIMSISGISMCLTLLGTAFVCLKNRVPSAGIFALAWSMLLVGAALLALRNFALIPSNFFTIHAMQIGSSLEMILLSFALAARFNELKRQKEQAQQQQERQLELRVAERTEALEEANQRLRGLAMKDPLTGLANRTALQTQLELAIRRSQRRQELLAVMLIDLDGFKPINDQHGHALGDQVLTAIARRLQHCARETDLPARLGGDEFVLVCETISSPQHAEQVAQRILEQISLPIELDQLTVQVGASIGIALSRGEESGTLLIRRADAAMYAAKASGRNRVQLHEVMPA; encoded by the coding sequence CAGGCGCTGCTCGCCAGCCCCGAGCGTTTCCACAGCAGCGCCGGGCGCCGCGACCTGAGCTTCGGCTATGTCCACGGCGCCATCTGGCTGCGCCTGCAGGTCGAGTCCGCGGCCAGCCAGGCACGCGACTGGCGCCTGGAAATCGGCTATCCCTCGCTGGATCGGGTCGACCTCTACGATGTCGGCGCAGACGGCGTGCGCCACAGCCAGGCCGGCGACATGCTGCCCTTCACGGAGCGCAGCGTCGGCAACCGCAACCCGGTGTTCGACCTGCATCTGCAACCCGGCGAGCGCCGCACCCTGTACCTGCGCGCCAGCTCCGAAGGCAGCATGACCCTCGGCGCCAGCCTCTACTCGCGGCAGGCCCACGAACTGCACAGCATCCAGGGCTACGTGGCGCAGGCGCTCTACGGCGGCACCCTGCTCGCCCTCGGCTGCTACAACCTGCTGCTGTTCCTCGCCCTGCGCGAGCGCCCATTCTTCTATTACGTGCTGTTCGTCGGCGTGTTCGCCATCGGCATCCTCGGCCTCAACGGCCTCGGCGCGCAGTTCCTCTGGCCGCAGGCCGGCTGGTGGACCAACCGCGCCCTGCCGTTCGGCATCAATGGCGCAGCGGCCATCGGCATCCTCTTCGCGCGCAGCTTCCTCGATACACCTAAATGGCTGCCGCGTGGCGACCGCTGGTTGCGCCTGGCCTTCGTCGTCGAAGCCTGCTGCGCCCTGGCTACCCTGCTGCTACCAGTGCAACTGGCCCTGCAGATCATGTCGATTTCCGGGATCTCCATGTGCCTGACCCTGCTCGGCACCGCCTTTGTCTGCCTGAAGAATCGTGTGCCGAGCGCCGGCATCTTCGCCCTGGCCTGGAGCATGCTGCTGGTCGGCGCCGCCCTGCTGGCGCTGCGCAACTTCGCTCTGATTCCGTCGAACTTCTTCACCATCCACGCCATGCAGATCGGTTCGTCGCTGGAGATGATCCTGCTGTCCTTCGCCCTCGCCGCACGCTTCAACGAGCTCAAGCGGCAGAAGGAGCAGGCCCAGCAGCAACAGGAACGGCAGCTTGAGCTGCGCGTGGCCGAGCGCACCGAGGCCCTGGAAGAGGCCAACCAGCGCCTGCGCGGCCTGGCCATGAAAGACCCGCTCACCGGCCTGGCCAACCGCACCGCCCTGCAGACCCAGCTGGAGCTGGCCATCCGTCGCTCGCAGCGGCGCCAGGAGTTGCTGGCCGTGATGCTGATCGACCTGGACGGCTTCAAGCCGATCAACGATCAGCACGGCCATGCCCTCGGCGATCAGGTGCTCACCGCCATCGCCCGGCGCCTGCAGCACTGCGCCCGCGAAACCGACCTGCCGGCGCGCCTGGGTGGCGATGAGTTCGTCCTGGTGTGCGAGACCATCAGCTCGCCCCAGCACGCGGAGCAGGTGGCGCAACGGATTCTCGAGCAGATCAGCCTGCCCATCGAACTGGATCAGCTGACCGTGCAGGTCGGCGCCAGTATCGGCATCGCCCTCAGTCGCGGCGAGGAAAGCGGCACCCTGCTGATCCGCCGCGCCGACGCCGCCATGTATGCCGCCAAAGCCAGCGGCCGCAACCGCGTGCAGTTGCATGAGGTCATGCCGGCCTGA
- a CDS encoding type 1 glutamine amidotransferase domain-containing protein → MPAPCVVIPLPCRDYDPSEAALSWRLLRQAGYRVCFATPDGLPAQPDPLMLSGEGLDPWGRIAGLRRFKLLGLLLRARGDAREACAQMLADPDYRQPLRHERLRVEDFAGVVVPGGHWARGMREYLESPALQAFIAAWMAADKPLAAVCHGVLLVARSRAADGRSVLHGRKTTGLTWQMEKTAWDLTRFYGRWWDRDYYRTYREAPGEAAGHMSVQGEVGRLLASPADFLDVPKDAADYWRKTSGLHRDSASDSRPAWVVRDGNYVSARWPGDVHSWTRSFIELLPQSTGAPPSPPAPLP, encoded by the coding sequence ATGCCCGCACCCTGTGTCGTTATTCCCCTGCCGTGCCGTGACTACGACCCCAGTGAAGCCGCCCTGAGCTGGCGCCTGCTGCGCCAGGCCGGCTACCGCGTGTGTTTCGCCACCCCGGACGGCCTGCCGGCACAGCCGGACCCGCTGATGCTGAGCGGTGAAGGGCTCGATCCCTGGGGCCGGATTGCCGGCCTGCGCCGCTTCAAGCTGCTTGGCCTGCTGCTGCGCGCCCGTGGCGATGCGCGCGAGGCCTGCGCGCAGATGTTGGCCGATCCTGATTATCGTCAGCCGCTGCGCCACGAGCGTCTGCGCGTCGAGGACTTCGCCGGGGTGGTGGTGCCGGGTGGGCACTGGGCGCGCGGCATGCGCGAGTACCTGGAAAGTCCGGCGCTGCAGGCCTTTATCGCCGCCTGGATGGCCGCCGACAAGCCGTTGGCCGCGGTCTGCCATGGCGTATTGCTGGTGGCGCGCAGCCGCGCGGCGGATGGTCGATCGGTGCTGCACGGGCGCAAGACCACCGGGCTGACCTGGCAGATGGAGAAGACCGCCTGGGACCTGACGCGCTTCTACGGGCGTTGGTGGGATCGCGATTACTACCGCACCTATCGGGAGGCGCCGGGTGAGGCGGCCGGGCATATGAGCGTGCAGGGCGAGGTCGGGCGCCTGCTGGCCAGCCCGGCGGATTTTCTCGATGTGCCCAAGGATGCCGCCGACTACTGGCGCAAGACCAGCGGCCTGCACCGCGACAGCGCCAGCGACAGTCGCCCGGCCTGGGTGGTGCGGGACGGTAACTACGTGTCGGCGCGTTGGCCGGGCGATGTGCACAGCTGGACGCGGAGCTTTATCGAGTTGCTGCCGCAGAGTACGGGGGCGCCACCCTCTCCCCCGGCCCCTCTCCCGTAA